One window of the Trifolium pratense cultivar HEN17-A07 linkage group LG2, ARS_RC_1.1, whole genome shotgun sequence genome contains the following:
- the LOC123910182 gene encoding acetylornithine deacetylase-like isoform X2, which produces MATTTNLLQTLGNLEKDSFISLLSNLISESRYVQNNPPELIPEEDRVVKHVLNSLSPLSTTTGGGPLIINHVTYFPGRGNLIVEYPGTVPGKILSFVGCHMDVVTANPNDWDFDPFSLSIDGDKLRGRGTTDCLGHVALVTELMKKLAETKPNLKSTVVAVFIANEENSAITGVGVDALVQDGLLNKLKDGPLFWIDTADKQPCVGTGGMIPWKLHVTGKLFHSGLAHKAINPLELAMDAVKEIQLKFYKDFPPHPQEQVYGFATPSTMKPTQWSYPGGGINQIPGECTVSGDVRLTPFYNVKDVIKKLQEYVDDINENVQKLETRGPVSKYVLSDENLRGSLTLTFDEAMSGIACDLNSRGFKVLCKATEEIVGSLKPFSITGSLPLIRELKDEGFDVQSVGYGLMATYHAQNEYCLFTDMAQGYRVFASIIAQLED; this is translated from the exons atggCTACAACGACGAATTTGCTACAAACATTAGGAAACTTAGAGAAGGATTCATTCATATCCCTTCTCTCAAACCTAATCTCTGAATCCAGATATGTTCAGAACAATCCACCAGAACTCATTCCTGAAGAAGACAGAGTAGTCAAACATGTCTTAAACTCTCTCTCGCCGTTAAGCACCACCACCGGCGGTGGTCCCTTAATCATCAACCATGTCACATATTTTCCCGGCAGAGGTAATCTCATCGTCGAGTACCCTGGTACCGTTCCCGGCAAGATCCTTTCCTTTGTTGGTTGTCACATGGATGTCGTCACCGCAAATCCCAATGATTGG GATTTTGATCCGTTTAGTTTGAGCATCGACGGCGATAAACTTAGGGGACGGGGAACTACTGATTGTTTGGGACATGTTGCACTTGTTACTGAGTTGATGAAGAAGCTTGCTGAAACTAAGCCGAATTTGAAATCAACTGTTGTTGCTGTTTTTATAGCCAATGAAGAGAATTCTGCTATTACTGGAGTTGGTGTTGATGCACTTGTTCAAGATGGGTTACTCAATAAGCTAAAGGACGGTCCTTT GTTTTGGATCGATACGGCGGATAAACAACCTTGTGTTGGCACTGGTGGTATGATACCTTGGAAACTTCATGTCACTGGGAAGCTCTTTCATAGTGGATTAGCTCACAAG GCTATAAATCCGCTTGAGCTAGCCATGGATGCAGTAAAGGAAATCCAGCTGAAATTTTACAAGGACTTCCCACCTCATCCTCAGGAACAGGTTTATGGGTTTGCAACCCCTTCCACCATGAAACCAACCCAATGGAGTT ATCCTGGAGGTGGAATCAACCAAATTCCAGGGGAATGTACCGTTTCAGGAGATGTCAG ATTAACTCCATTCTACAA TGTGAAGGATGTAATAAAGAAGCTGCAAGAATATGTCGACGACATTAACGAGAATGTACAGAAGCTAGAAACTCGGGGTCCAGTTTCAAAATATGTCCTATCTGATGAAAACTTAAGGGGGAG CCTTACTCTAACTTTTGACGAAGCTATGTCCGGAATTGCTTGTGATCTCAATTCTAGAGGTTTCAAAGTTTTATGCAAAGCAACTGAAGAAATAGTTGGCTCCTTGAAGCCTTTCTCAATTACTGGGAGTTTGCCTCTTATTCGGGAACTTAAG GATGAAGGTTTTGATGTTCAGAGTGTTGGCTATG GTCTGATGGCAACGTACCATGCCCAGAATGAGTATTGTCTATTTACAGATATGGCCCAAGGGTACCGGGTGTTTGCAAGCATCATCGCGCAATTGGAAG ATTGA
- the LOC123910182 gene encoding acetylornithine deacetylase-like isoform X1 gives MATTTNLLQTLGNLEKDSFISLLSNLISESRYVQNNPPELIPEEDRVVKHVLNSLSPLSTTTGGGPLIINHVTYFPGRGNLIVEYPGTVPGKILSFVGCHMDVVTANPNDWDFDPFSLSIDGDKLRGRGTTDCLGHVALVTELMKKLAETKPNLKSTVVAVFIANEENSAITGVGVDALVQDGLLNKLKDGPLFWIDTADKQPCVGTGGMIPWKLHVTGKLFHSGLAHKAINPLELAMDAVKEIQLKFYKDFPPHPQEQVYGFATPSTMKPTQWSYPGGGINQIPGECTVSGDVRLTPFYNVKDVIKKLQEYVDDINENVQKLETRGPVSKYVLSDENLRGSLTLTFDEAMSGIACDLNSRGFKVLCKATEEIVGSLKPFSITGSLPLIRELKDEGFDVQSVGYGLMATYHAQNEYCLFTDMAQGYRVFASIIAQLED, from the exons atggCTACAACGACGAATTTGCTACAAACATTAGGAAACTTAGAGAAGGATTCATTCATATCCCTTCTCTCAAACCTAATCTCTGAATCCAGATATGTTCAGAACAATCCACCAGAACTCATTCCTGAAGAAGACAGAGTAGTCAAACATGTCTTAAACTCTCTCTCGCCGTTAAGCACCACCACCGGCGGTGGTCCCTTAATCATCAACCATGTCACATATTTTCCCGGCAGAGGTAATCTCATCGTCGAGTACCCTGGTACCGTTCCCGGCAAGATCCTTTCCTTTGTTGGTTGTCACATGGATGTCGTCACCGCAAATCCCAATGATTGG GATTTTGATCCGTTTAGTTTGAGCATCGACGGCGATAAACTTAGGGGACGGGGAACTACTGATTGTTTGGGACATGTTGCACTTGTTACTGAGTTGATGAAGAAGCTTGCTGAAACTAAGCCGAATTTGAAATCAACTGTTGTTGCTGTTTTTATAGCCAATGAAGAGAATTCTGCTATTACTGGAGTTGGTGTTGATGCACTTGTTCAAGATGGGTTACTCAATAAGCTAAAGGACGGTCCTTT GTTTTGGATCGATACGGCGGATAAACAACCTTGTGTTGGCACTGGTGGTATGATACCTTGGAAACTTCATGTCACTGGGAAGCTCTTTCATAGTGGATTAGCTCACAAG GCTATAAATCCGCTTGAGCTAGCCATGGATGCAGTAAAGGAAATCCAGCTGAAATTTTACAAGGACTTCCCACCTCATCCTCAGGAACAGGTTTATGGGTTTGCAACCCCTTCCACCATGAAACCAACCCAATGGAGTT ATCCTGGAGGTGGAATCAACCAAATTCCAGGGGAATGTACCGTTTCAGGAGATGTCAG ATTAACTCCATTCTACAA TGTGAAGGATGTAATAAAGAAGCTGCAAGAATATGTCGACGACATTAACGAGAATGTACAGAAGCTAGAAACTCGGGGTCCAGTTTCAAAATATGTCCTATCTGATGAAAACTTAAGGGGGAG CCTTACTCTAACTTTTGACGAAGCTATGTCCGGAATTGCTTGTGATCTCAATTCTAGAGGTTTCAAAGTTTTATGCAAAGCAACTGAAGAAATAGTTGGCTCCTTGAAGCCTTTCTCAATTACTGGGAGTTTGCCTCTTATTCGGGAACTTAAG GATGAAGGTTTTGATGTTCAGAGTGTTGGCTATG GTCTGATGGCAACGTACCATGCCCAGAATGAGTATTGTCTATTTACAGATATGGCCCAAGGGTACCGGGTGTTTGCAAGCATCATCGCGCAATTGGAAGATTGA
- the LOC123907746 gene encoding uncharacterized protein LOC123907746 — protein sequence MELSLTLTPNPSSTSLSHFSKLCEFHQRKKRVTFLDSSRVVSLRCIKASAERTGDTIDDRGETRTGFTTPAAMEVTTTFNRGFNDASAADFPVWEKIGAVVRLSYGIGIYGAMAVAGSFICSITGIDSLGGFHLSLDAILEGLGYAVPPIMALLFILDDEVVKLSPHARAIRDVEDEELWSFFYGMSPLQFILMVAASSVGEELFYRAAVQGALADIFLRGSDLIQDVRGMASLSGVLPPFVPFAQALAAVLTAILTGSLYYVAASPKDPTYIVAPVLQSPSSRQDLKKLFEAWYEKRQMKKIYSPLLEGLLALYLGFEWIQTDNILSPIITHGIYSTVILGHGLWKIHDHKRRLRQRIQKLKSEEKNFN from the exons ATGGAGCTTTCTCTAACACTAACACCAAACCCTTCTTCAACTTCACTCTCTCACTTTTCCAAGCTATGTGAATTTCATCAAAGGAAGAAAAGAGTAACCTTTTTGGATTCTTCAAGAGTAGTTTCACTTCGTTGTATTAAAGCTTCTGCAGAACGAACCGGTGATACAATTGATGACAGGGGAGAGACTCGAACCGGGTTCACTACACCGGCTGCTATGGAAGTAACAACCACATTCAACCGTGGATTCAATGATGCTTCTGCTGCTGATTTTCCTGTTTGGGAAAAAATTGGTGCTGTTGTTAGACTCAGCTATGGAATCG GGATTTATGGTGCTATGGCTGTTGCGGGGAGTTTTATATGTTCGATAACTGGAATTGATTCTCTTGGGGGTTTTCATTTATCATTAGATGCTATTCTTGAAGGGCTTGGATATGCAGTTCCTCCAATTATGGCTCTTCTTTTTATACTTGAT GACGAAGTTGTTAAGCTATCACCCCATGCTCGTGCCATTAGAGATGTAGAGGATGAAGAACTATGGAGTTTTTTCTATGGGATGTCACCTTTGCAG TTTATACTGATGGTTGCTGCAAGTTCAGTAGGAGAGGAGCTCTTCTATAGGGCTGCAGTTCAG GGGGCACTTGCTGATATATTTTTACGAGGCAGTGATCTTATACAAGATGTTCGAGGAATGGCGTCTTTG TCAGGGGTGCTGCCTCCATTTGTTCCATTTGCTCAGGCGCTTGCAGCTGTACTTACTGCTATCCTTACTGGTTCTCTCTATTATGTGGCTGCCTCTCCGAAAG ATCCTACCTACATTGTTGCGCCGGTTTTACAATCTCCCTCTAGTCGACAAGATTTGAAAAAGCTGTTTGAAG CATGGTATGAGAAAAGGCAAATGAAGAAAATCTATTCTCCACTTCTAGAAGGGCTGTTGGCTCTCTACCTCGGTTTCGAGTGGATCCAA ACAGATAATATTCTTTCTCCCATTATCACACATGGGATTTACTCCACTGTTATATTGGGACATGGCCTTTGGAAGATACACGACCACAAGCGAAGACTACGGCAAAGAATCCAAAAACTcaaatcagaagaaaaaaatttcaactaA